CAATTTGGTCTGGAATGGGAACCTGTATAACTGCGATCATGACATAGCTCATCTTATTAACAGGCGTATGCCAATCCATGACCGTTTTCATAATTATCATGGCTTTAAAAGGCCatggaaaggaaaagaagacgAATGCCCATACTGAGATGACAAACGCTGACCACCTGCAGAGTATAGGAGACGATAGAGTTATACTGACTCGAACATCACACGCTGATGTATTTCAGACGTCGCACTTTCAGCAGATGAAGGTGGTGAAGAAGGGGCGTTGTTATGATCACCAGCAAACGACATATCTTCATTCTTTGCGCCATCTCAACTCTTACCTAGGATAGACATTTCAAGACGTGCATAACTTAGAAGGAAGATATTGAGCATCCGAGTTCTCCAACTAAGACCATAAAATTAGGCAAAGACTGCTTGACTGCAGTAAACTAGTAGGAGTTCAGGTTATTCTTTGCCTCAAGGGAAACTTCTACCTCATTCTTAGCACGGCTACCTGAGTTGAAGGGGTGGAGGTTTGTGAGGTAACTGTCATGGCACGCAAAGATAAAAACTATAAATTCAGCAAATAGCAATTATCGGCGTATTTTTGCAATGTCCAATTGCAAGTTTGATCAAAAGTAGTCAGCGGATGGATTGCGGAGTGAACGACTCCGACGCCGAATCTCACATCGACTTTTATAGAAACATGTCACGACCAACAAGTGATCTGTAGCTTAATTTGGGAGGCTAGATATGCGCATGTGGAGTACTACTCCGCAAGATTGCAGCTTTATGTCCAAGTCGTTCGAGTTGTAGTCGGTAGATGAAACATAGATCAGATCACGGGGTTTTACTGTCACAGAGCAGTTATTAGACGTAATCACTGGGTTATGAAAAGACAGGTTGTAGAGCATGTATCAGCTATATCTCAACCACGGGTAAACAAAGCTGGAAGAACCTTGGTGATTGCGACAGCAGTGCTTCAGGGAGCAGGAAAACCTCCGACCTGTAAAGAGGGTATCAAAAATAACGAGTTTAGGTGCCTACCAAGTTATACTAAAATTACCCAAGTCTTAATAAATTTACTCAAATCTTTTGTCACTTAGAATATAGATTCTAAGTTTTCTTGACTCCCCTAAGGAGGGGCATGCAAGATAACTTGAAACAATACCCATTGATCCGTCTCGTGTTGAAAAGACGGTGGAGGAGGCTTCGACAGTGGAtcgagatgttgatgttCCAAGAGGTGTAAATAAGCTAACACAGGCTGCATGTGCATACAGTATGCGAATGGCTGCGTCGATGttccaagaagctctctCGTTCGTCACCAGTGACTGATGTATCATGCAGCTACTGAAGTTACTGACTCAAACTGGCAATCTCTGAATAGAAGCGACAAGGGCAGAGTTTAAAGAGTCAAATCATCCATCTCAATTCCAGCCCGTGCTTCTGTACCGAGGTTGCATGAGCCCACCACATGAATTGGCCAATCGATTCTGAGgaaatcatcatcagcccAGAAGATGCTGGTTCTGAAGCAGCCAACGGTAGAACGGGCCCCATAGCGGGGGAATAAGTCAATCAATGAGAGACCCGAGCATGGGCCTTGCAGCGGCATTTCACTGGGTTCCATCCCATCCAAGGAAGTTAACAGCTTGACTTGCAGAAGCGTAGTGCACATCTATAAATCACACGAGAATGACATCTTGAACGCATAAAATTTTGGTGTCGTGCCTGTTTAATTTTCTTACTTTTCGCTTCCACATCCTCCCACCAAACTTAACCAATGCGAAAAACTAGGGTTTTACGGGAGCGAGCCGCCACTGGCCCGCATGTGGATGTAGTTAATTGGCACAAAGAAAAGGGGTAAACTCGGGTATTGAACCAAGAGAGATCTACGGTGCAGTTCTGACGGTCCTCGCCTCAGATTAGGTAGGGTGCTAGCTACTAGCCAAGCTAAAAGCTTAAGAAACCTTGGCTGTCAAtaagaagaacaagatagGGAGGGGCAAGATTGAATAAATTATAAGGGGACGCGAGAATCGTCTGTTCTCATTGGTTTGATCTCCGTCTCAACGAGATGGAAAGCTTTGAGCAACGGTGGCTGGACCCCTTCCGTCCCCTGGAGCTAGGGTCATTCCATCTAGTCCAGGGCCATCTAGAATCTCGAAATTTCCTTGGAATGAGGCCTGGACAGACAGTGGTAGCTCGGgtagtataattaatatttgTTTGTTTCTACTGGTGGAGGGTGACACCCATCCACCTTATTCTTATTCGGAACGGAATTGCTTAAATGGATATGGATGTTCTGGCTGATGCAgggatgagaagaggaacaagcGCCGGCTGCAGTGAATGATGTGCTGAAATATTGTTGATCAAAAGGAGAACCAAGGTGATCGATTCATGGATCTGTTCTCTTGTCACTGCGAGGCAATAATACGGTACTTCTCATGGCTCTACTGAACTCTTGTCTGTCCAATTGAGGTCAATTGAATCTTTTTTTGGTCCTATTCTCCCCTGTAAAATggttttttcttttttctttttttcttttttaacAGCAATACCTCCTCTATCAAACAATCTCAGATCAGATCCAGTGCCAATGCAGTCCAGCTGCATCTCTTTGCTCACCGCCTTCAAAATGCCCGCTGTGAGGTGGGGTACTCAGGTTCTCCCTCAACAGCTCTGCAGCAAGGTACGTACAGTGAAGGTGGACAccctggcactggcactggcactggaACTGGAACTGGAACTGGCTTGCCTACTCCCCGTAAAATACCCCCGCTACCATGGATGTAGTGCAGTGCGCTACCTACCCCCTACGAGCCTCTCCTCTTAGCCAGTTCTCAAGTTAATTCTCGGGGGTTCAAAATTCATCGGGATCCCATTCTCTCAGGTTCCTTTGGCTGCCCGATCCTTGaacttttcttttcctcctccctTTCTCCTCTCCTCCTACTCCtactccttctcctcctccataCTCGTTACCTTCAggcattgcattgcattcgCCGTTCACTGTGTTCAGTTTTGCTTGTTGAGAACGAAAGCCTTTGGGAAACTCCAACGGCTTTTACTCGACATCTGATTAGCTGCGCGCAACCTCGAAAAGCGAAAAGCGACAGGGGAATCTTTGCTTAACTTTtttgatttgatttggaTCTCGATTGAACCTTGCATCGCTATATCTTCCCACCGAAAGTTTCCTCCCCACGTTACGAGAACAATTCAGAGCTCAGGTACATTatctgatctgatctctACCAACGCAACGCAGCTCAACTCAATTCCCTGATCTCTTGCTCTCCCCCAAATTTCCATCTTTTTGTGGCCTCCGACTCCGACCTGCGGACCCCTCCCTCCTTCCGCccacagcagcagccagcCACAGCTCAACGCCTCCCTACCACGGACCTGGTCTAAAGATAAGACAAAGGGAACAGCATCCTCTTACACGAGACGAAGCGAAAACTGCACGAGAGTACATCATTTCTGCCACGGGCGCTCAACAATGAGCGACCATCCAGTCATGCAGGTCGAGGACAAGATCGTCCCCGGACTTTCTGTCACCAGCAACGAGACAGCTGTAGAGGAGACAGTCATTCGACAAGATGTGACTGTCATCACAACAACAGACGAGGCTAGAGGCCCCAGTTCAGCCTTGAGCAGTACCGCCAATCCCACTTCACCAACCACTGCTGCCCCGCGACCACGACTCAAGAAGGACAACAGCACGCCCAACATGAACGGGCCACTCTACATGCAGACTGCCGGGAACAAGACAGTGCTTGTCCGCCGACTTAAGCGCAAGGAGGAGAGCACCTGGAAGCATCTCTCGCGCTGGTTTGTCGAGAACCAAATCGGTACGTTACTCTCCAGCCTCCTCTTTTCTTGCCGATCATGGATTGCGAGCGAACGGGCGATGTCCATGTCGTTGTCGTGGGGGTGTCAACTGTCAAGGGTGTCAAGTCAAAATCCAGACTTGTCCCTGGTTAATGACACTTTGGGAATAGGAGGGTGTCGCACTTCAGCAGGACCCCGCGTGGCACGGTATCCCTACAGTACCATCCCAGGCCTCTAAGGGTCCTTTCCTGCTACGCTACGCTACCTAAACGCCTCGCTCCCATGACTTGACAGGTTGATCGCCTGCTGGTGTGCGTCCGTGTGTGTGCACTGATTTGGCCATTTTATCTTGTTCTGCCGAACTCAAGCTGACAGCTGGTTTCCATTTTAGGCCTCTCTTTTAACCTCCTCgctctcatcttcctcgcccaGACTTTCATCCCCAAAGCTCGAGAACACACCCACAAATTCTTCCACCTCAGCTACTACAGCTCTCAATCCGGCCAGTATCGCATCGGTTACGATGATGCTTATTTCATCACCTTCTGCGTTATTCTCTTCACCGGTCTTCGTGCCGCCACCATGGAATACGTTCTTGCACCCATTGGTCGACTCCAGGGCATCAGCAACCGCAAGAACCTGACCCGATTCAGCGAGCAAGCTTGGCTTATGGTGTACTATACTGTTTTCTGGCCCTGGGGCGTggtaagtttaatattaCTCAAAGATGTGAGAAGCATGCGCTGACGTCTGTATAGTACATTTATTGTACTTCCCCTCACTACATGAGCATGGAGAATCTCTGGACCGACTGGCCTAACCGCGAGCTCGACGGACTCATGAAGGCCTATCTCCTCTGCCAGTGGGCTTTCTGGCTGCAGCAGATGATTGTTATTAACATTGAGGAGCGCCGTAAGGACCATTGGCAGATGTTTACCCATCACATTGTCACCACCGCTCTTATCTTCGCCTGCTACACTTACCACCACACCCGTGTCGGTAACTTCATCCTGGTTATcatggatgttgttgatctgTTCCTCCCTGTAAGTTTCCTTACATTACTTATCAGTCGACTTGCTAATTCAGTGCAGCTCGCCAAGTGCCTCAAGTATTGCGGTTTCAAGAAAGTCTGTGATGTCATGTTTGGCCTCTTTGTAGTTTCGTGGTTCATTGCTCGCCATGTCCTATACATTGCGGTCTGCTGGTCCATCTACTCAGACACTCCCCGGATCATGCCCACTGGTTGCTTCAAGGGGAACAACGAGAATATGATTGGTCCCATCGACCCTCCAGCCGGCTGGAAATATCTGGTCGACCCTTTCATCAACCCTGAAGGCCTTGTTTGTTATAATGAGACCATCAAGTGGAGTTTCCTTGCtcccctcctcttcctccaagtcatcaCCATCGGCTGGTTTACCATGATCGTTCGCGTCATTATCAAGGTCCTGAAGGGAGGcgatgctgaagatgtcCGAAGTGACGACGAGGGtggcgaagaggaggaggaagaggagttTGTCTACGAAGAGGCACAGCccctggaggaggaggttggcGTCGAAGAGCTCGACCTCCGAAACTGGGAGCGACGATCAGGCGTTAAGAAACAAGCCAGCAGTTCAGGAGTCAGCCTCCCTGGCCACAGTGATCGAAAGGAGTTGTTAGGTCGTATTGGCTGCGAGAAGCAGGTCGACTAGACGAAGCTATGTGTTGGGAGTTTAACGGCATTTTTCTCGTTCCACATCCGAGTGATGCTCACATTTTTGAACCTTTTTTCCACTTTTATGTTTTGGGCTTGCATTTATGGGAGGAGATATCTTGCCCGCTGTCTTGATCACAACGACTTGGTAGATGGGAGCTAACGAAAAATAACCGAGGCCAGGAACCTCGTTGGGTCTGCATTGGAGAGCTCCGCTAAAGAATAGACGGCCGCCATTAGAGACGACGATTGCTTCTTTGCAACGAAGATAAAAAAGAGTCCTTTTTTTGACGATTTCTAAAGGCTTTGGATGGGAACACTTGATCATCTGTCTGCTTGGCTTttcaagagaagaaagatagCCCATTTGCGAATGATACCTCGATTATAACGCTGTCAATGCAATGAATTACTTTAATTGAACCTTTCATCACTGCGCCGCCTTGTTGTCCTCGTCACCGAGTATTTCCTTCGCATAGTCCTTTAACTTGTACTTCTGCACCTTTCCACTTGGTGTCTTGGGATACTCATCGATCCAGAACACATACTTGGGTACGAGATGCTTGGACAGCTTTGTCGCAACCCATTGTCTTAACCCGTCCCTTGACAAAGTCCCTGGCTCTTCAGCGTTTGCTTTATCAATGGGCGCCTCCTCTGTATCTTTCATATGATCTAGAGGTGTCCATCCTCGCGCAGGGATAACAAATGCAGCGACTGCTTCGCCATATCGCTCATCGGGGACACCCACGACGCTGGCTTCTCGCACACCCTCATGCGTGAGAAGACAATCCTCCACTTCTAGCGGGTGAATGTTCTCTCCGCCACGGATGATGAGGTCCTTGATTCGGCCAGTGATCTGCACGTAGCCTTGTTCGTCCATCTCGGCTTCATCACCAGAGTACATCCATATTGTTCCGTCTTCCGGATCCGGTTTGCGGACCTCAGCTGTTCGAGCCTCATCCCCATGGTAGCCCTCCATGACAAGATAGCCTGCCGCAGCAAGCTCGCCTCGTTCTCCGATGGGGAGGATCTTGCTGTGATCGAGGGGATCTACAATCTTGACGCCTGTGTGAGGCATGACGCGGCCTATGGATGAGGTTCGTTTTTCGAAAGGATCCGAGGGGCTGGTCATGCAGCTCACGGGAGCTGTCTCGGTCTGACCATAACAGATAACTAGATCCTGGAGACCAAGACGTTCGTATAAAGTGTTCATAAGAGAGGGAGGGACGCTGCTGCCAGCAGCAATGCCCTTGCGTAGGTGACGAGGTGGTTGTGAGACGACATTGCCTCGATCCAGGGCCTCAAGAACAGCAACGAACATGGTATTCACACCATAAAGACCCGTAGCTTCATGGTCGACACACATGCGAAGAGTAGCCTCAGGGTCAAACGCAGGGCTGGGGAAAAGAATACCAGCGCCTGTCGTAGCCGTAGCCATGTATCCCAGCACGCAGCCGAAACAGTGAAATAGCGGGGGAGGGACCACGATACGGTCATCGGCGTGAAGACCCATTCGATGCGCTATCAAAGCACCGTTGTTGAGAATTGCGCGATGTGAGAGCATGGCTGCTTTGGGGAGCGAGGTCGTGCCCGATGTGAAttggatgttgatgacatCGCTTGGTTTCAGAGGAGAGTCTGGCTTTACTGTATGAACTGAGCCGTCGACTAGAGATTGGTAGGGAGTGAAGGCCTGGCATGATTTGAGGTCGAATTTGATATCTGGATGGCTCGCCAGGTTGTCTAGCACCACAACGTTACGCAAAGAGGGGACCGTCTCGCTCTGGATCTTGGACGTGGATACATCTCCCACAATGCTCTGGAGCAAGTGCTGGTTACTTCGGCCTCTTCCAGGCTTGTAAGCCAGGTCCGTTAcagcgccgatgatgagCGTTTCCACAGATAGATGCTTCAGCGCTGCGGCTACTTGTTGCTCATTGAAGCCTGGGTTCAGCGGCACGAGAATAGCACCAAGTTTGAAGCAGGCGTATGTTAAAGCTGCGAATCCAGGGCCATTGCCGAGAGATACGGCCACGCAGTCTCCCTTTCGCACGCCGAGTGAAGAGAGAGAATGTGCGAGGCTGTTGGATAACGAGTCAAGGGCGTAGTATGTTAGTGTTGACTCATGGGAATTAGGGCCTGGAGAACGAGCGATGACAGCCTCGCGATCTCCGTGGGCTGAAACAACTGAGGCAAAATGTTCTGGGATTGTGCCATTATAAAGAGGAGGCTATGATATGTTAGAAATACTCTGTGAGTGCATGGGATATTAATGAGGCCGTACCTCTTTGGGGCCCCATCGAATGCTTAGATTGGATGTAGCAAGTGTTCTCACTTGACATGTTTTGAGGATTGTTCTTGAGGATAGATGTGTTCTTTTCAAGCTCTGACGTATTGCGGTCTGCATTGTGAAAGCTGTGATAACTCGCCTGATGTAGATGTGGAGTTTAGAAGATCTTTGTAGAACAAGGAGAGGCGGGTTCTCTGTTTAATGTACATTCGCAAGGCGAGGGACATGCATACACCGGCTCTGAGCTTGACTTATTGTGAGAGCTTCAGCCTTAGAAACTACCTCAGTATGGAATAAGGTAGCCAGGCCCATGTACCTTGAGGCGTATGATCCTCGGCTATCATCGCCAGGACCTCCCTCCTTCCACTcccacatccacatccaccGTCCTTGGTCCTCTCCTGTTCTTGCTCCTTCCAGTTCCGTCAGCTCTCCACATTCTATTCACTACTGCCAACGGCAGCGGGAGTGGGAGTCCGAACCCCTCAGCGGCTCAACAGAATGAACCAATCATGTACCGTCTTTTCCACTAAAACCTGGGGAAATGCGGGGGCGGTTCGAATGCCGTCCGTTTTCCCTTCCACTGTAGCAGCCCATTCAGTTCAGCATCTAGACCGCGGAAACAGCGGCTATATTTGAGCCGTGAACCCAATTGGAATAGCTATTCGCAGTTTCCTGTTGGTTCGCAGCAGTAGCGTAGCACTGAAATATCCGGTCCGAGTCCCGCTGTGAATCAAAAGTCAGCACCTTCAATCACATGCCACAGTTACAAATATAATGTTTTTAACAAATCTGGCTGTGTCAACCTTGTGTGAAATTTCGTGGCATATGCTTGTTCGCTTCATCCTTCAATCGACAATCCTGAGAAACTCCCTTCTCCTTCGATGTCCACGAGACATGTGGTTGTCTACAAGCGGGCGACAATACGGTAaaaacaagatcaagaaacAAATCTATCCCAAAGCGCAACAAATGACTTTCCTAGCGATGTCTTTCATACACAAAATAGAGTCTAGTACCGTTCCCCTCAAACTTTTTATATCTCTTCCATCGCAATGCAACTGCCAGAGTTTGATAGACCTCTGGCTCGAACAACAGCTAATGCGGAAACCAGCCCAGAAACGGACACGAGTGTGTCATTAAAAAGAGTAAAGAGTAGCAGCTGAAATGTACAGGTTCGAGAAGTAAATCTTCATAGTCGTTGCTAAACATTAGGTATCGTGGTTGTGGTTCTGCTTCGGATTATAATGTTATTGCAAGGGTGCTTGGGGTGCCTGAGCCGCCTGCTGTCcctcttgttgctgctgctcgcCCATGTGGCGCTCGCTCTCAGGTTTCCATGTTCCTGTCTACGGTTAGCAAATGTTGATCTGTCATGAGCAGGAGGTTCCTTACCTTCGAAGTCGTGCTTGACGAAAGCCATTGGGTCGTCAGGCTCCTTTGCGCCCATCTGTCCCACTCCAGGTGAGAAGCTTGTGATGGGCAACACAACCACATCTCCAACACGCTTACTCGTCTCCATGCCAGTAAAGTTCTTGTAATCGATCGTGCCCTTGCTTTGTGACATGTCAAAGAACCTTGGATCATTGAAGTACTCCATGATAGCATCTGTCCATACGGCGGGGCCAGTGAACTCCACAACGTTTCTGTCGATGAATTTTTCCAGCTTGCCTTGATTCTTCAATTCTAATGTCTTCTTGGTAATGCGTGTGATGATATCGCGAAGAACAGGGTGACCAGGCTTGGCCTGTATCGTCCACTGACAGAACTGGATACGACGGCTGTACCACTGAGCCCAGTCGGGGCGATCAGGGTCTGCCTCAATGCCAATAACGAGACCAATAGTATCGCGGGGGATCTGTTCAGGCAGCCATTTCACCGAGCTTTGAATTGCATATGTATCGATATCAGAGTAGATGCCGCCTCGAGCGAAGAGAATCAAATAACGGAAGAAGTCGGCCTTCAGAACAGGCATGGGGAGACTTCGGTACGCCTCAATGACTTCGGGAACCGTGGCGTAGAGTAAGCGAATAAGGTTGACGGCGACGTCGTCGGTGATGACTTCGTGGACAAAACCAGGGTGCTCCTCTCTCCAAGAAGCATGATGGTCCTTGAATTGAAAATCACCTTGATCAGGACTTTGCTTCCACGTTTGCCAGATGTAAGCTGGAAACTTGGTCGCAACATCATAAGGATAGGCGTATTCGAGCTTCTCTTGAACTGACATGCCTGACATGTCAATGCGAGGCCGCGTGCGACGCTCCTTTACCTCCATCTCCTTTTGTTCCTCGGGTGGTGGTGACACGGCTTGGTTCGAGGCAGGGGCATCGTTCTTGCTTGTGTCGACGGCGGTAGCAGCAGCATTTTTGGCAGCTGGGACGACAGGCGTCGTTGTGTGAGACCTTGtcaggaggaagaaaacaGTGAGGATGAAAACCGCTGCCACGATGGCGCGGCGAGAGTTGAGCATGGCGACGACGGCTGCGAGGCGACTGTGGTATCGAAACGCCAGGTATGTACCAAGTCGCAGTCTTTTTTGGAAATTCGTTGATAAGGAGCGATGCCCAGGATAAGGGACAGGGGTAGGAAGCGAAGGTCGAGAAACGAAAGGACTGTGCTATAATAGCATAGAAAAGCGAGCGTGGCCGGGCAGAAGCCAGTATCAACAAGGGAACAAGCACAAGCAGCTGAATgcgacagaagaagaagaagaagtttggaAAAATGTGTGTCGGCCAAATAACTTGATCGCAGTGGACAACAGTCAAATTGAGGCGAGCGAGGGATGAATCCCCAAAGCCAGGGGCCCGCAGTTGGAGACGGTGGAGCTGACACCTAACTAAGGTATCGCAGCGGATAAGTCAAGAAACTGGATGGACCCTGGACAAATTGAGGTCGCGGCGCAATCCAATTATTTCGGTATGCTACAGTAGCTGCGCAGTAAGCTCACCAACGGCGCGGTCGCAAAGCGGAGCAGCCGATATGCTGGTAGTAGGTTCGGCCAATAAGGagagaggtgaagatgaaTTGCAAGTGAAAGAGGAACCGGCCTTTATCTGGTCATGGATTGGTATCAGGAAGCTTAGGCTCGATGCGGTAGCTATTAAGGAGAATGGGAATAAACAGGTGCAAAATGGGGTTGTTTGATGAGGGTTTGAAGAGAGGATAATATTCCAAAGATGTAAGGGAAAGTCTGAGCCTCCACTCGTCGTCAATTACGTGGAACGTGGAGAGATCCTTACTGGATACCATGCCTCGCAACG
This genomic stretch from Fusarium oxysporum f. sp. lycopersici 4287 chromosome 2, whole genome shotgun sequence harbors:
- a CDS encoding alpha 1,6-mannosyltransferase, translated to MLNSRRAIVAAVFILTVFFLLTRSHTTTPVVPAAKNAAATAVDTSKNDAPASNQAVSPPPEEQKEMEVKERRTRPRIDMSGMSVQEKLEYAYPYDVATKFPAYIWQTWKQSPDQGDFQFKDHHASWREEHPGFVHEVITDDVAVNLIRLLYATVPEVIEAYRSLPMPVLKADFFRYLILFARGGIYSDIDTYAIQSSVKWLPEQIPRDTIGLVIGIEADPDRPDWAQWYSRRIQFCQWTIQAKPGHPVLRDIITRITKKTLELKNQGKLEKFIDRNVVEFTGPAVWTDAIMEYFNDPRFFDMSQSKGTIDYKNFTGMETSKRVGDVVVLPITSFSPGVGQMGAKEPDDPMAFVKHDFEGTWKPESERHMGEQQQQEGQQAAQAPQAPLQ
- a CDS encoding hypothetical protein (At least one base has a quality score < 10), with protein sequence MSDHPVMQVEDKIVPGLSVTSNETAVEETVIRQDVTVITTTDEARGPSSALSSTANPTSPTTAAPRPRLKKDNSTPNMNGPLYMQTAGNKTVLVRRLKRKEESTWKHLSRWFVENQIGLSFNLLALIFLAQTFIPKAREHTHKFFHLSYYSSQSGQYRIGYDDAYFITFCVILFTGLRAATMEYVLAPIGRLQGISNRKNLTRFSEQAWLMVYYTVFWPWGVYIYCTSPHYMSMENLWTDWPNRELDGLMKAYLLCQWAFWLQQMIVINIEERRKDHWQMFTHHIVTTALIFACYTYHHTRVGNFILVIMDVVDLFLPLAKCLKYCGFKKVCDVMFGLFVVSWFIARHVLYIAVCWSIYSDTPRIMPTGCFKGNNENMIGPIDPPAGWKYLVDPFINPEGLVCYNETIKWSFLAPLLFLQVITIGWFTMIVRVIIKVLKGGDAEDVRSDDEGGEEEEEEEFVYEEAQPLEEEVGVEELDLRNWERRSGVKKQASSSGVSLPGHSDRKELLGRIGCEKQVD